One genomic region from Conexibacter woesei DSM 14684 encodes:
- a CDS encoding siderophore-interacting protein, translating to MSGETTSVPARQLLRAAIDERRARLLLTVAGVRAVERVAERFTRVRLQGDGLRAYRDARPADAFKLHLPSAPHAPVPLPTYDERGRARWPAAVGRPATRPFTVVDADPQAGTLAFDVLSQPGGATAGWLDGAMVGDRVSLTGMRTDFVDCDAAEHLLLVGDASALPAVAAIIRSVPARKRLTAVVDLDAADLPLLPAHPRLDVVGAAPGTLAEALRDVALGMPTQVWIGAESEAVRRARRVVLDELRVHPDALHASGYWKRGSDGDAHFDASLERFNVARDAGRDVGDPGLLQQLAFE from the coding sequence GTGAGCGGTGAGACGACGTCGGTCCCGGCGCGGCAGCTGTTGCGCGCGGCGATCGACGAGCGGCGCGCGCGGCTGCTCCTGACCGTCGCCGGCGTCCGCGCCGTCGAGCGCGTCGCCGAGCGGTTCACGCGCGTGCGGCTCCAGGGCGACGGGCTGCGCGCCTACCGCGACGCCCGCCCCGCCGACGCCTTCAAGCTCCACCTCCCGTCGGCGCCGCACGCTCCGGTCCCGCTGCCCACCTACGACGAGCGCGGGCGGGCACGGTGGCCGGCCGCTGTCGGCCGGCCGGCGACGCGGCCCTTCACGGTCGTCGACGCCGACCCGCAGGCCGGCACGCTCGCCTTCGACGTCCTCTCGCAGCCGGGCGGCGCGACCGCCGGCTGGCTGGACGGCGCCATGGTCGGCGATCGGGTCAGTCTCACCGGCATGCGCACCGACTTCGTCGACTGCGACGCTGCCGAGCACCTGCTGCTCGTCGGGGACGCAAGCGCACTGCCGGCGGTCGCGGCGATCATCCGCTCGGTCCCGGCGCGCAAGCGCCTGACCGCCGTCGTCGACCTCGACGCGGCCGACCTCCCGCTGCTGCCTGCGCACCCGCGGCTCGACGTCGTCGGCGCCGCACCCGGCACGCTCGCCGAAGCGCTCCGCGACGTCGCGCTCGGCATGCCGACCCAGGTCTGGATCGGCGCCGAGTCGGAGGCCGTCCGGCGCGCTCGCCGCGTCGTGCTCGATGAGCTGCGGGTCCACCCCGACGCGCTGCACGCCAGCGGCTACTGGAAACGCGGCAGCGACGGCGACGCGCACTTCGACGCGTCGCTGGAGCGCTTCAACGTGGCCCGCGACGCCGGCCGTGATGTCGGCGACCCCGGGCTCCTGCAGCAGCTCGCGTTCGAGTGA
- a CDS encoding ABC transporter substrate-binding protein yields MTRLVSTLLALLSAALFVAGCGGGDDARSASTAGSSTTASSAAAADAFPVTVRHAQGTATIPGPPRRVVALGAADVQIARALGAELVGASTNDSSPDGQWLGVDPPLPGSVAKLPAIEPDIERIASLRPDLILITTAQPSYSRLYETLAKIAPVISYRKGLLEDSGDDLTRLIGAALGRSEQAEALIARSGRQLDAFAREHRELEGKRIVFGQHAARTTYLVVAATAPSTVAFERLGMRLPGSLAKLPVQAAPGIAVISEEKLGLLDAADYVVLGVASPAVGRTFLAGPVVSRLGITERGGIRFIDFNEATVLLAPNPAVTGTLLDLLQELLRER; encoded by the coding sequence ATGACCCGTCTCGTATCGACTCTTCTGGCGCTGCTCAGCGCCGCGCTGTTCGTCGCGGGGTGCGGCGGCGGCGACGACGCGCGCTCCGCTTCGACCGCGGGGTCGTCGACGACGGCCAGCAGCGCGGCCGCCGCCGATGCCTTCCCCGTCACCGTCCGTCACGCGCAGGGCACCGCGACGATTCCCGGCCCGCCCAGACGGGTCGTGGCGCTCGGCGCCGCCGACGTGCAGATCGCGCGTGCGCTGGGCGCCGAGCTGGTCGGCGCCTCGACCAACGACTCCAGCCCCGACGGACAGTGGCTCGGCGTCGATCCGCCGCTGCCGGGCTCGGTCGCGAAGCTGCCGGCGATCGAGCCCGACATCGAGCGGATCGCGTCGCTGCGGCCTGACCTGATCCTCATCACGACGGCGCAGCCGAGCTACTCGAGGCTGTACGAGACGCTCGCGAAGATCGCGCCCGTGATCTCCTATCGCAAGGGCCTGCTGGAGGACAGCGGCGACGACCTCACCCGCCTGATCGGGGCGGCACTCGGCCGCAGCGAGCAGGCCGAGGCGCTGATCGCCAGATCCGGCCGGCAGCTCGACGCGTTCGCGCGGGAGCATCGGGAGCTCGAGGGCAAGCGCATCGTGTTCGGCCAGCACGCCGCCCGCACGACGTACCTCGTCGTCGCCGCGACCGCGCCGAGCACGGTCGCGTTCGAGCGGCTGGGCATGCGGTTGCCCGGCTCGCTCGCCAAGCTCCCGGTGCAGGCCGCGCCGGGCATCGCGGTGATCTCGGAGGAGAAGCTCGGTCTGCTCGACGCCGCCGACTACGTCGTGCTCGGCGTGGCCTCCCCGGCGGTGGGGAGGACGTTCCTCGCCGGCCCGGTCGTCTCGCGCCTCGGCATCACCGAGCGAGGCGGCATCCGCTTCATCGACTTCAACGAGGCGACGGTGCTGTTGGCGCCCAACCCGGCCGTGACCGGGACGCTGCTCGACCTGCTCCAGGAGCTGCTGCGTGAGCGGTGA
- a CDS encoding type II toxin-antitoxin system VapC family toxin — protein MRLLLDTHVVLWQLSGQRQLGDGARAAIAAAEELAFSVVSYAEIGVKAGVGKLTVPDDLDTHVANAGIRMLGLSAAHGLAVAKLPLHHRDPFDRLLIAQAREEGYTLLSADRRVRAYDVPVLDPLT, from the coding sequence GTGAGGCTGCTGCTCGACACGCACGTCGTCCTCTGGCAGCTGAGTGGGCAGCGGCAGTTGGGCGATGGAGCGAGAGCGGCGATCGCAGCCGCGGAGGAGCTGGCGTTCAGCGTCGTCTCGTACGCGGAGATCGGCGTCAAGGCCGGGGTCGGCAAGCTCACCGTCCCCGACGACCTCGACACGCACGTCGCGAACGCGGGCATCCGCATGCTCGGCCTCTCCGCCGCGCACGGCCTCGCCGTCGCGAAGCTGCCGCTGCATCACCGGGACCCCTTCGACCGCCTTCTGATCGCGCAGGCGCGCGAGGAGGGCTACACGCTCCTCAGCGCGGATCGGCGCGTGCGCGCGTACGACGTCCCGGTGCTGGATCCGCTGACGTAG
- a CDS encoding ABC transporter substrate-binding protein — protein MRRTLTTRSLSMLLAVGGTLVAAGCGGASGDAPDQADTAQGARPRRGGEVTILRASDIDGWDPDRAIQLASFESLPQVMEGLVRPARDGRSIEPGLASSWKLDPQAKTITFTLRRGVTFSDGTPVTSADAAFSVGLWRRGLSMGSLYRSITGTATPDPRTLVVRLDKPSTFTLTWLSNGSSVVVPKDFGGRSRTAFFARPIGAGPFVVAAYRPGQQIVLERNPRYYDRARPYLDRITYDVVTDPNQQLLRFQSGQADMIESVPLDLASQLPEDQREVLHPSATIHGIFVNAGKAPGSDIHFRRAVSLAVDRARYIEAVFGGMAVPAEGGLPPLVQGSVGCGCTYETGVEEAKAELAKSSYEPGAKVELVVDATTPSSTRAGETAAAQLRAIGIDVDLQKLEVQVLVDRQMKGEYDLSLGEVSSVSPTVGDIFGLIVATNGLYSGLPMRTISDAFDRLEVAQTDEQREAATRVAETWIHDNLPYIPTAYPDRLFAVSERVRGLDVTPFLWYPADRLWGG, from the coding sequence GTGCGAAGGACCCTTACGACTCGCAGCCTCTCGATGCTGCTCGCGGTTGGCGGGACGCTCGTCGCGGCCGGCTGCGGCGGCGCTTCCGGTGACGCGCCCGACCAGGCCGACACGGCGCAGGGCGCCAGACCGAGACGCGGTGGCGAGGTGACGATTCTGCGCGCGTCCGACATCGACGGGTGGGACCCGGACAGAGCGATCCAGCTCGCCTCGTTCGAGTCGCTGCCGCAGGTGATGGAGGGGCTCGTGCGCCCGGCGCGGGACGGCAGATCGATCGAGCCCGGCCTGGCGAGCAGCTGGAAGCTCGACCCGCAGGCCAAGACGATCACGTTCACGCTGCGCAGAGGCGTCACGTTCAGCGACGGAACTCCGGTGACGTCGGCCGACGCGGCCTTCTCGGTCGGGCTGTGGCGCAGAGGGCTCTCGATGGGCTCGCTGTACAGAAGCATCACGGGGACTGCGACGCCCGATCCGCGGACGCTCGTCGTCAGACTCGACAAGCCGAGCACGTTCACGCTCACCTGGCTCAGCAACGGCTCCTCGGTCGTCGTCCCGAAGGACTTCGGCGGCAGAAGCCGCACGGCGTTCTTCGCCAGACCGATCGGTGCCGGTCCGTTCGTCGTCGCCGCGTACAGACCGGGCCAGCAGATCGTGCTGGAGCGCAACCCGCGCTACTACGACCGCGCGCGGCCGTACCTCGACCGCATCACCTACGACGTCGTCACCGACCCCAACCAGCAGCTGCTGCGCTTCCAGAGCGGGCAGGCCGACATGATCGAGTCGGTCCCGCTCGACCTCGCGTCCCAGCTCCCGGAGGACCAGCGCGAGGTGCTGCACCCGTCGGCGACGATCCACGGGATCTTCGTCAACGCCGGCAAGGCGCCCGGCTCCGACATCCACTTCCGCCGCGCCGTCAGCCTCGCGGTCGACCGCGCGCGCTACATCGAGGCCGTCTTCGGCGGCATGGCCGTCCCGGCCGAGGGCGGCCTGCCGCCGCTCGTGCAGGGCTCGGTCGGCTGCGGCTGCACCTACGAGACCGGCGTGGAGGAGGCGAAGGCCGAGCTGGCGAAGTCCTCGTACGAGCCCGGCGCGAAGGTCGAGCTGGTGGTCGACGCGACGACGCCGTCGTCCACCCGCGCGGGGGAGACGGCGGCGGCGCAGCTGAGAGCGATCGGCATCGACGTCGACCTGCAGAAGCTCGAGGTGCAGGTGCTCGTCGATCGCCAGATGAAGGGCGAGTACGACCTCTCGCTCGGCGAGGTCAGCAGCGTCTCGCCGACCGTCGGCGACATCTTCGGGCTGATCGTCGCGACGAACGGGCTCTACTCCGGCCTGCCGATGAGAACGATCTCCGACGCGTTCGACAGATTGGAGGTCGCGCAGACCGACGAGCAGCGGGAGGCCGCGACCCGCGTCGCCGAGACCTGGATCCACGACAACCTGCCGTACATCCCGACGGCGTACCCCGATCGGCTGTTCGCCGTCTCCGAGCGCGTGCGAGGCCTCGACGTCACGCCGTTCCTGTGGTACCCGGCCGATCGTCTCTGGGGCGGGTGA
- a CDS encoding MMPL family transporter — protein MTLTQPDREAHTRPASRQGVFVRIASFAHRRRWLAVILWVAVLVGVWTVASIAGDDYRNDFALPGTESQQAADVLAEHGAARAGDTVEIVLHDDGGLRDPAVAQRVEAMLDDVAGLPQVGQVHSLYDGEGAISEDGTIGYATVVLETPSEDMPKADTRRIFDTAQEVAGDGLQVELGGDAARRLAEGGTGAAEGVGLLAALVILVLMFGTVVAAGLPIVIALFAVGSTVGVIVVASHVFTIADWTPPVMSLVGLGVGIDYALLIFARYRAELVRGTEPEEATVNAMDAAGRSVCFAGCTVILALLGLVAFGLGSLQGMALSVALTVLVTMVAALTLLPALLGIFGRRFARQFTSRAERRAANGRAPEGTGWRRLAAVVQRRPLVALVAAAVLLGALALPALGMRLGFSDAGSDTPDSTSRQAYDLLSEGFGPGFNGPLLVVTDGGPDGAEPAAAAATRALSDTPGVQAAADPVPTPDGEAATVLVFPASAPQDEETSELVGTLRDDVLPELSAQTGAQYLVGGPTAASEDYAGKISDRLPLFMAIVVGLSVLLLMTVFRSLLIPLKAALLNLLSIGAALGAMTLVFQHGWFGVEPGPIEAYLPVMVFAIVFGLSMDYEIFLISRIHEEWTRSDDDPSHAVREGLAHTGSVITAAGAIMVVIFGAFMLSPERLLQQTGFGMAVAIFVDAVIIRCLIVPAAMQLMGRRAWWLPAPLARLLPEVRLERR, from the coding sequence ATGACCCTCACTCAGCCGGACCGAGAGGCGCACACCCGTCCAGCCTCGCGGCAGGGCGTGTTCGTCCGCATCGCGAGCTTCGCCCACCGCCGCCGGTGGCTCGCCGTGATCCTGTGGGTGGCGGTCCTGGTCGGCGTCTGGACCGTCGCGTCGATCGCGGGCGACGACTACCGCAACGACTTCGCGCTGCCGGGAACCGAGTCGCAGCAGGCGGCCGACGTGCTGGCCGAGCACGGCGCCGCCCGCGCCGGGGACACCGTCGAGATCGTTCTGCACGACGACGGCGGCCTGCGCGACCCAGCCGTCGCGCAGCGCGTCGAGGCGATGCTCGACGACGTCGCGGGGCTGCCTCAGGTCGGCCAGGTCCACAGCCTGTACGACGGCGAGGGCGCGATCTCCGAGGACGGCACGATCGGCTACGCCACCGTGGTGCTCGAGACGCCGTCGGAGGACATGCCCAAGGCCGACACCCGGCGCATCTTCGACACCGCCCAGGAGGTCGCGGGCGACGGGCTCCAGGTCGAGCTGGGCGGCGACGCAGCGCGGCGGCTTGCGGAAGGCGGGACCGGCGCCGCGGAGGGCGTGGGCCTGCTGGCCGCGCTCGTCATCCTGGTCCTGATGTTCGGCACGGTCGTCGCCGCCGGGCTGCCGATCGTCATCGCCCTGTTCGCCGTCGGGTCCACGGTCGGCGTCATCGTCGTCGCGTCGCACGTCTTCACGATTGCCGACTGGACGCCGCCGGTGATGAGCCTGGTCGGCCTCGGCGTCGGCATCGACTACGCGCTGCTGATCTTCGCCCGCTACCGCGCCGAGCTGGTGCGCGGCACGGAGCCGGAGGAGGCGACCGTCAACGCGATGGACGCCGCGGGCCGTTCGGTGTGCTTCGCCGGCTGCACCGTCATCCTGGCGCTGCTCGGCCTCGTCGCCTTCGGCCTCGGCTCGCTGCAGGGCATGGCGCTGTCCGTCGCGCTGACCGTGCTGGTGACGATGGTCGCCGCCCTGACCCTGCTGCCTGCGCTGCTCGGCATCTTCGGCCGCCGCTTCGCCCGCCAGTTCACCAGCCGCGCCGAGCGGCGAGCGGCCAATGGCAGAGCCCCCGAAGGCACCGGATGGCGCCGGCTCGCAGCCGTGGTGCAGCGGCGCCCGCTGGTCGCCCTGGTGGCGGCGGCGGTGCTCCTCGGCGCCCTCGCCCTCCCCGCGCTGGGCATGCGGCTCGGCTTCTCCGACGCGGGCAGCGACACGCCGGACAGCACCAGCCGGCAGGCGTACGACCTGCTCTCCGAAGGCTTCGGCCCCGGATTCAACGGCCCGCTGCTGGTCGTGACCGACGGCGGGCCGGACGGTGCCGAGCCGGCCGCCGCCGCGGCGACGCGGGCGCTCAGCGACACCCCGGGCGTCCAGGCCGCCGCGGACCCGGTGCCCACGCCGGACGGCGAGGCCGCGACCGTCCTCGTCTTCCCCGCCTCCGCACCGCAGGACGAGGAGACCTCCGAGCTCGTCGGCACGCTGCGCGACGACGTGCTCCCGGAGCTGTCCGCGCAGACCGGCGCGCAGTACCTCGTCGGCGGACCGACGGCCGCCTCTGAGGACTACGCCGGCAAGATCTCCGACCGGCTGCCGCTGTTCATGGCCATCGTCGTCGGCCTCTCGGTGCTGCTGCTGATGACGGTGTTCCGCTCGCTGCTGATCCCGCTGAAGGCCGCGCTGCTGAACCTGCTCAGCATCGGCGCCGCGCTCGGCGCGATGACGCTCGTGTTCCAGCACGGCTGGTTCGGCGTGGAGCCCGGCCCGATCGAGGCGTATCTGCCCGTGATGGTCTTCGCGATCGTCTTCGGGCTCTCGATGGACTACGAGATCTTCCTGATCTCCCGGATCCACGAGGAGTGGACCCGCTCCGACGACGACCCCTCCCACGCCGTACGGGAGGGGCTGGCCCACACCGGCTCGGTGATCACCGCGGCGGGCGCGATCATGGTCGTGATCTTCGGCGCCTTCATGCTCAGCCCGGAACGGCTGCTCCAGCAGACCGGCTTCGGCATGGCCGTGGCGATCTTCGTCGACGCGGTCATCATCCGCTGCCTGATCGTGCCCGCCGCGATGCAGCTGATGGGCCGCCGCGCCTGGTGGCTCCCGGCACCGCTCGCCCGGCTGCTGCCGGAGGTCCGGCTGGAGCGGCGGTGA
- a CDS encoding type II toxin-antitoxin system Phd/YefM family antitoxin: protein MRVNVGQAKTDLSKLLARVEAGEDIEIARDGVPVARLVRADPVQPGRRFLAAEGSLAGAIEIGEAFELTDAELDEILDDPA, encoded by the coding sequence ATGCGCGTGAACGTCGGGCAAGCGAAGACCGATCTCTCGAAGCTGCTCGCCCGCGTGGAGGCGGGTGAGGACATCGAGATCGCGCGCGACGGGGTGCCGGTGGCGAGGCTCGTGAGAGCGGACCCGGTGCAGCCGGGGCGGCGCTTCCTCGCCGCCGAGGGCTCACTGGCGGGCGCGATCGAGATCGGCGAGGCGTTCGAGCTCACCGACGCGGAGCTCGACGAGATCCTCGACGATCCAGCGTGA
- a CDS encoding ABC transporter permease, which produces MSVGRSRFVTGRLLQVVPVLAVLLLIVVLLQQLMPGDPARVVAGPRATVEQVEQVRADLNLDSSVAAQFGTYVSNLADGDAGSSNRTGVPITTIVGDRVGVTVWLMVGGLIVSTLLAVPAALLMALRPRSLRARACGRVLTIVLNCPVFWVGLMLASLLALGTGWLPVGGYGVGFEGHVRSMILPWLTIGLAGTPLLARSAAASLRQVLAADHVTTARSLGLSGWPLVRRHLLRNALPPAITLLAFQASAMLFGAVVVEQTFGLPGLGTELISAAAQRDFPVVQALTLIFGAAIITLNLLADLAVALLDPRTTWQ; this is translated from the coding sequence ATGTCCGTCGGACGATCGCGCTTCGTCACCGGCCGGCTGTTGCAGGTCGTGCCGGTGCTGGCGGTCCTGCTGTTGATCGTCGTGCTGCTCCAGCAGCTGATGCCCGGCGATCCCGCGCGCGTCGTCGCCGGCCCGCGCGCGACGGTCGAGCAGGTGGAGCAGGTCCGCGCCGACCTGAACCTCGACAGCTCCGTCGCGGCGCAGTTCGGGACCTACGTCTCGAACCTCGCCGACGGCGACGCCGGCAGCTCGAATCGCACCGGCGTCCCGATCACGACGATCGTCGGCGATCGCGTCGGCGTGACGGTGTGGCTGATGGTCGGCGGCCTGATCGTCAGCACGCTGCTGGCGGTGCCCGCGGCGCTGCTGATGGCGCTGCGGCCGCGGTCGCTCCGGGCGCGCGCGTGCGGGCGCGTCCTGACGATCGTGCTCAACTGCCCGGTCTTCTGGGTCGGGCTGATGCTCGCGTCGCTGCTGGCGCTCGGCACCGGCTGGCTGCCGGTCGGCGGCTACGGCGTCGGTTTCGAGGGCCACGTGCGCTCGATGATCCTGCCGTGGCTGACGATCGGCCTCGCCGGCACGCCACTGCTGGCGCGCAGCGCGGCGGCGAGCCTGCGGCAGGTGCTCGCCGCCGACCACGTCACCACAGCCCGCTCGCTCGGGCTCTCCGGCTGGCCGCTGGTGCGCCGCCACCTGCTCCGGAACGCGCTGCCGCCGGCGATCACGCTGCTCGCCTTCCAGGCGTCGGCGATGCTGTTCGGCGCCGTCGTCGTCGAGCAGACGTTCGGGCTGCCCGGCCTCGGCACGGAGCTGATCAGCGCCGCGGCCCAGCGCGACTTCCCCGTCGTCCAGGCGCTGACGCTGATCTTCGGCGCGGCGATCATCACGCTCAACCTGCTCGCCGACCTCGCGGTGGCGCTGCTCGATCCGAGGACGACATGGCAGTGA
- a CDS encoding choice-of-anchor D domain-containing protein, with translation MRRARTLVATLVAIVTAALAGAAPAAADIWWGSLGTQSIGYASADGSTVDRGVIDSAFNPNGVATDGRHVYWTEIGLNTISRMDADGGGMRRYHVRATAPSGIAVAGEHLYWTQASDGAIGRARLDGSEIDPGFIAGAAATRGIAVTRDHIYWGRSGGGVARATINGVGTDASFLPGIANPQALATDGQHLYVSDVGNARIGRAALDGSGYVPAFVNTSAHSLAVDDGHLYWTDQGAAAIGRVRLDGTGVEPLFINGVQSPAGIAAAAARVRTLSLSASGLAFPAPQGLQTFSAPAQVTVTATGNGDVTLGAAHISGTGSADFLLTGDDCSRRVLRSGEACTLSVRFAPVMLGAHSAELSLGSDTGGGTLRIGLAGTAIVPATGAAAGGGSSGGSGGPGASGAGGSGDQTGRQVTRTRCVTNTLTSTPAKKRKRTSGRRKTAAAKRPASATTSAAQRAAAKTKPAQRKKAARRKTVERKRCATVVEPRTH, from the coding sequence ATGAGACGTGCTCGGACGCTCGTCGCGACGCTCGTCGCGATCGTGACGGCAGCACTGGCCGGCGCAGCTCCGGCTGCCGCGGACATCTGGTGGGGATCGCTGGGAACGCAGTCGATCGGGTACGCGTCCGCCGACGGCAGCACGGTCGACCGCGGCGTCATCGACAGCGCTTTCAACCCGAATGGCGTTGCGACCGACGGACGACACGTGTACTGGACCGAGATCGGCCTCAACACGATCAGCCGGATGGACGCCGACGGCGGTGGGATGCGGCGATATCACGTCAGAGCGACCGCCCCGTCCGGGATCGCCGTCGCCGGCGAACATCTCTACTGGACCCAGGCCAGTGACGGGGCGATCGGGCGCGCGCGCCTCGACGGCAGCGAGATCGACCCCGGATTCATCGCGGGCGCAGCGGCCACTCGCGGCATCGCCGTCACGCGCGACCACATCTACTGGGGACGATCGGGCGGAGGCGTCGCGCGGGCGACGATCAACGGCGTCGGGACCGATGCGAGCTTCCTGCCCGGCATAGCCAACCCGCAGGCGCTCGCCACCGACGGCCAGCACCTGTACGTCTCCGACGTCGGCAACGCGCGGATCGGTCGCGCCGCACTCGACGGCAGCGGCTACGTGCCGGCGTTCGTGAACACGTCCGCCCATTCGCTCGCGGTCGACGACGGCCACCTGTACTGGACCGACCAGGGCGCCGCCGCGATCGGCCGCGTGCGGCTCGACGGCACCGGCGTCGAACCGCTCTTCATCAACGGAGTGCAGAGCCCCGCCGGCATCGCCGCTGCGGCGGCACGCGTCCGTACGTTGAGCCTCAGCGCGAGCGGCCTCGCGTTCCCGGCCCCCCAGGGTCTGCAGACCTTCTCCGCGCCCGCCCAGGTCACCGTCACCGCGACCGGCAACGGCGACGTGACGCTCGGCGCCGCGCACATCTCCGGCACCGGCAGCGCCGACTTCCTGCTGACGGGCGACGACTGCTCCCGGCGCGTGCTGCGCAGCGGCGAGGCGTGCACGCTCTCGGTGCGCTTCGCGCCGGTGATGCTCGGCGCGCACTCGGCCGAGTTGAGCCTCGGCAGCGACACCGGAGGCGGCACGCTGCGGATCGGGCTCGCCGGCACCGCGATCGTCCCGGCCACGGGCGCCGCCGCCGGCGGCGGCTCATCCGGCGGCTCCGGCGGCCCCGGCGCCTCCGGGGCTGGCGGCAGCGGCGATCAGACCGGCCGTCAGGTGACCCGCACCCGCTGCGTCACGAACACACTGACAAGCACCCCCGCGAAGAAGCGCAAGCGGACGAGCGGCAGACGCAAGACCGCCGCCGCGAAGCGCCCAGCCTCCGCCACGACGTCGGCCGCACAGAGAGCCGCCGCCAAGACGAAGCCGGCCCAGCGGAAGAAGGCCGCCAGACGCAAGACGGTCGAGCGCAAGCGCTGCGCGACGGTCGTCGAGCCGCGCACGCACTGA
- a CDS encoding TetR family transcriptional regulator, whose product MSPVRPTHDAVRPGPRPRLSRAAIIEAALQDGIEDVTMQTVARRLSTSPSALYRYVDSHEELLAAALGELLRRTPLPSAETGWRSLLEAEAALLWDVLTSHAGVALADPHRLETVSTDRMVATVEALQERGLSVEDAVLAVDAVLDLVHDGAAQAARLPDPGTPAPEALRRRLETCPPATRAAIEAIVADPHAHVERKLALILDGLQARLDAQAQP is encoded by the coding sequence ATGTCGCCCGTTCGCCCCACGCACGACGCCGTCCGTCCGGGCCCCCGACCGCGCCTCAGCCGCGCCGCGATCATCGAGGCGGCGTTGCAGGACGGCATCGAGGACGTGACGATGCAGACCGTCGCGCGCCGGCTGAGCACCTCGCCCTCAGCGCTCTACCGCTACGTCGACAGCCACGAGGAGCTGCTCGCGGCAGCACTCGGGGAGCTGCTGCGCCGGACGCCCCTGCCCTCCGCCGAAACGGGCTGGCGCTCCTTGCTCGAAGCGGAGGCGGCGCTGCTGTGGGACGTGCTCACCAGTCACGCCGGCGTCGCGCTCGCCGACCCGCACCGGCTCGAGACCGTCTCCACCGACCGAATGGTCGCGACCGTCGAGGCACTCCAGGAGCGCGGCCTCAGCGTCGAGGACGCGGTGCTCGCCGTCGACGCCGTCCTCGACCTCGTCCACGACGGCGCCGCGCAGGCAGCGCGACTGCCCGACCCCGGCACTCCCGCCCCGGAGGCGCTGCGCCGGCGCCTCGAAACCTGCCCGCCGGCGACGCGCGCGGCGATCGAGGCGATCGTCGCCGATCCCCACGCACACGTCGAGCGCAAGCTCGCGCTCATTCTCGACGGCCTCCAGGCGCGACTCGACGCCCAAGCGCAGCCGTGA
- the sigJ gene encoding RNA polymerase sigma factor SigJ, with the protein MAKLDQAGFRCERGVTTARAVLFNGHEHIDDTPAARGRSGMTGMTDREQLLEELRPVSFAIAYRMLGSVSEAEDIVQEALLRVHRALDVSEEGQSPRGLVATVTTRLAINELRSARARRERYVGEWLPEPIITDGRDDPAQHAEMADSLSLALLALLESLSPEQRAVLLLRDVFDYDHAQIARIIGKSPDNVRQLATRARRHVEQRRPRFQTTREEREELARRFFEAAEHGDLAGLEALLAQDVVLTGDGGGKAPALARALRGRSRVARTLINYWTKWASLGDGTTRLQIRPAEINGSPGALALDGSERLIGVVVLDIGRGQIQGVSSIANPDKLAHLGPTGNLGSLLGP; encoded by the coding sequence TTGGCCAAGCTTGACCAAGCTGGCTTTCGGTGCGAGCGCGGTGTCACAACGGCACGCGCTGTCTTGTTTAACGGGCATGAGCACATCGATGACACGCCGGCGGCACGGGGTCGCAGCGGCATGACCGGCATGACCGATCGCGAGCAACTGCTCGAGGAGCTGCGGCCGGTGTCCTTCGCGATCGCGTACCGGATGCTGGGCAGCGTCTCGGAGGCCGAGGACATCGTCCAGGAGGCGCTGCTGCGCGTCCATCGCGCGCTCGACGTCAGCGAAGAGGGCCAGTCGCCGCGCGGTCTCGTGGCGACCGTCACGACGCGGCTGGCGATCAACGAGCTGCGGTCGGCGCGCGCCCGCCGAGAGCGGTACGTCGGCGAATGGCTTCCCGAGCCGATCATCACCGACGGTCGCGACGACCCGGCGCAGCACGCGGAGATGGCCGACTCGCTGTCGCTGGCGCTGCTGGCGCTGCTGGAGAGCCTGTCTCCGGAGCAGCGCGCGGTGCTGCTGCTGCGCGACGTGTTCGACTACGACCACGCGCAGATCGCGCGCATCATCGGCAAGAGCCCGGACAACGTCCGTCAGCTCGCGACGCGAGCACGGCGCCACGTCGAGCAGCGGCGGCCCCGCTTCCAGACGACGCGCGAGGAGCGCGAGGAGCTGGCACGGCGGTTCTTCGAGGCCGCCGAGCACGGCGATCTCGCCGGGCTGGAGGCGCTGCTGGCGCAGGACGTGGTGCTGACCGGCGACGGCGGCGGAAAGGCTCCCGCCCTGGCGCGGGCGCTGCGCGGCCGCAGCCGTGTCGCACGCACGCTGATCAACTACTGGACCAAGTGGGCCTCGCTCGGCGACGGCACCACGCGACTGCAGATCCGGCCGGCGGAGATCAACGGCAGCCCGGGAGCCCTCGCGCTCGACGGCAGCGAGCGGTTGATCGGCGTGGTCGTGCTCGACATCGGTCGCGGCCAGATCCAGGGCGTCAGCTCGATCGCCAACCCCGACAAGCTCGCCCACCTCGGCCCGACGGGCAATCTCGGCTCGCTGCTCGGGCCATGA